The following proteins are co-located in the Pochonia chlamydosporia 170 chromosome 6, whole genome shotgun sequence genome:
- a CDS encoding subtilisin-like serine protease (similar to Metarhizium robertsii ARSEF 23 XP_007817443.1) yields the protein MPAATRSKGTFPLNGQQYVNMDFIERAVPTMAFLEDELNTPNLNKLHDDLWVAGRPMPPRPLTYQLAASRNITVMESMDLHLVWEPGRIFLKPLPRYLLNSTFWAEHLACEEALSNSNVPQGAVSHSQRQTPPHRPAVHTNPQKLISQHIKDPAETLRDRRRHLYSSAYGFLLSYTALIQHESDFHIAQANHLVPSDLPWDSWRQLSFALLKDSPHGIARVNKRYHYGELRLGRLNKIARLRSLRKFRLAGLMRGYKFEFSTYGQQLSAYLAPIVTAIAYVLLVLTAMQVGLATDEAKENAAFHRASWGFTVFAIVAPLGLVSLVFVLVFVYVVYNALVTKRFKRKRMGFYSNLGIGN from the coding sequence ATGCCTGCTGCCACACGCTCTAAAGGCACGTTCCCCCTGAACGGCCAACAATACGTCAACATGGACTTTATCGAACGCGCCGTACCGACCATGGCTTTTCTTGAAGACGAGCTGAACACGCCGAATCTCAACAAGCTCCATGACGATCTCTGGGTAGCTGGTCGACCCATGCCCCCTCGACCACTTACTTACCAGCTTGCGGCGTCGCGAAACATCACCGTAATGGAGAGCATGGACCTTCATCTCGTGTGGGAACCGGGTCGCATTTTTCTGAAACCTCTACCGCGGTATCTCCTCAACTCGACTTTCTGGGCGGAACACCTAGCCTGTGAGGAGGCATTAAGCAACTCCAATGTACCTCAAGGTGCAGTTTCTCACTCACAAcggcaaacaccaccacatcgGCCGGCCGTTCATACAAATCCGCAAAAGCTCATCTCACAGCACATAAAAGACCCAGCTGAAACTCTACGAGATAGAAGAAGGCATCTCTACAGTTCCGCCTACGGATTCCTCCTGTCCTACACGGCGCTCATCCAACATGAAAGCGACTTCCACATCGCCCAAGCAAACCACCTCGTTCCGTCCGACCTCCCCTGGGACTCGTGGCGACAGCTCTCATTTGCCCTCCTCAAAGACAGCCCCCACGGGATTGCCAGAGTAAACAAGCGCTACCACTACGGGGAATTACGCCTCGGGCGCCTCAACAAGATCGCCCGCCTGCGCAGCCTCCGCAAATTCAGACTGGCGGGTCTCATGCGCGGCTACAAGTTCGAATTTTCCACCTACGGCCAGCAACTGAGCGCGTACCTGGCGCCGATAGTAACTGCCATTGCGTACGTTTTGCTGGTCTTGACTGCCATGCAGGTTGGGCTGGCGACGGATGAAGCGAAGGAGAACGCAGCATTCCACCGGGCGTCTTGGGGGTTTACTGTGTTTGCGATTGTGGCTCCACTGGGGTTAGTTTCCTTGGTCTTTGTTCTTGTCTTTGTGTATGTTGTTTATAATGCCCTTGTTACGAAGAGGTTTAAGCGCAAGAGGATGGGATTTTATTCGAACTTGGGGATTGGGAACTAA